The Branchiostoma floridae strain S238N-H82 chromosome 3, Bfl_VNyyK, whole genome shotgun sequence genomic sequence TTTGGTTTTCGTACTAAATTTATATTGTACATGTCTAGCTGGTCATACAAGTTATTGTGCCCTATCTAATGTAGGTCAAAACCTGATCATTTTCGTTTTGTGCTTCTATCAAACTTAGTTCTATAAACCACAAGCGTATAAAATGATAACTATGTCATAGTCGATCCAGGAAGTTATCTAATATTGATTTCGGACCTTACTGGATTTTTAAACTGgcttgtgtgccagtaacgtcaaaaagttgagttattaacagttgctttctcctctttttgtCATAGGAACCCATTGTTAAGAGGCTGTATATTGAATCACTGGCGGATACCCTGAATGGTTTAGATGGTGCACAGAATTGTATGAATAGTGAGGCTGGGATTCTAGAAAAATGCTCACATTGTCTTTGAGTGACAAGGAACCTTGCGGATGGTAAGTCGTTCTTCCAGAGTCTGCACTATACTGGTTAAAGCCCATGAGTTTCACGCCGTGAAACTGGCGTCCGCTGTGAGCCACGGAGGGCCAAGGACAATTTTGCAGCTTGAGGGAGGgccattttcaaatctttaacAATGTACgaaatgtatgaaaatacattgtgagaCATTACCGCACCTCAGAGTCCATAATTGCAGGCATGACAACATTGTCCCATTGTAACTGGTTTGGCAATTTTAGCTTACCCTACTAGTATAGTTAATTAGACAATTTAGTTACTTTGTTTTTCAATAGACAAGTCTACTGGTGTAGACAAGTTACCGTGGATGCTTTGCATAAGTAATCGGCTCGTCTTGCAGGTTGAGATTTCTTGCAGACAATTAATTAAATGTAATAGACAAATATTTCATTGTTATTTGATAAACCCTTCAGTGCAACacaaaaagttttctttatcTTTAACAATGTCGATTTGTTATGATGAAAAATAGGTGGTTTGATGAAATTTAAAGGTGTTagttatgaaataaaaaaaaactgtttaccCATgcttttaaagaaaacaaatgtatCCATCGTCCACAGAAGTTAAATGTGGGCTAGCTCTGTGGGTTATACTAAACGTTTCTCTTGCCTTCAACGATCTAAAAACAATGTTGATATAGAGCATGTAATAATAGGATAAGCGACCGATTCCTTCCATCCCAAAATTGCCATAGCGCAAGCAACACATTAGATATATTTTGAGATTTTGTATGCAGTCAATCCTGCACTTAAAATAGCACTCGTAACTGTAAGCCCTTAGTACTTTCAAGTATGTCAAAATGATCAAACATAGGTATAGATGTagaccaaatggcaacacaccAACAACTTTACAAAGAATTTTAAAACCTTCAGTTTTAAAACTTCAGTAGAAATCCTGGCAACAATGGAAAGGTGGACGACGCGATGTTTTAAAAGTTCTTACCTGGGAGTTTAgttgtcttcttcttctaaacgcagaaatcaaaagaaatcgTTTGATGTGTGCATCTAGGTGTGTGTCGGTGGACACCTCGCAGGACTGGCCCATTGTGACAATAGGGGTGGTTGGGCGTTACTGTGTTGTAGTGCAGTCCGGATTTGTCTTTAATAGAACTTGTCGATTTTCAAGTTTGAGAATGGAAGTTTAGACATAACAACAAATCTTTATAGTCCATACTTAACATTATATATTTACAATTGTAAGAGACATGTATTAGGACCTTTTATACACTACTAGTACCACGGTTGTACAACGATCACATTTCCGAACCAGGGCCTAGTCGGGATGTTtatggtaaagaaaaaaaatcgagaAATAAACACAATCATAGATTATACTCATGACTATTTGGATACGTTCTGTTTGTATCGTttccttttatatcatacactaggtaaaaaaaactgcccGGTCATgccccaatttgaaaatgtgacctccAAATTAACATAACATATTAACCTACTTACAAACTGGAATCGCCTTATAATGCTTCGGCCTCAACTGCGCCGGCGCGGGCCCCCAAGCCACGAaattgtcccggtggactgccggataccacAAGGGTACCTTGTCATTGTTATTgagtgggccgactactctcccTTCACAGCCAtacaggggctgaattgtgaggagcttacaataggcgcggctaaatcgcaagggtctggagcggttGCCATTCCGgcattcggtgctaactcaggtgacctcaatacgacatcTATTGCCCCATGTGCGACTAAAGGACTGTagattttgaaccactcacaccggaaaggaccCCCCTCTTTCCGATACGTGCTGTGGGCTCTTTAATATACTCAAGGTGTTGCTCTTCTTAAACACGGGACTTCattttaacgtcctatccgagagacATGTACCTCTAGGTGAAAACTTGGCGGCATGTTTTTTGTCCATAACCACCCGTATCAAATTATAGACATTTTTCTTGAGCTCACGGTAAGCAATCTAGgaagaaaaattgcaatttgagTTAAGAATTATAGCAAGATTATCATAAACTAACTCTAACGTATCAGTTAATGATATGTATTTACAATAAAGAGGACATCTACAAGACTTAGATTCGGTAAAGTGCATGCGTGTTAATGCACAGAAAAGGTCAAGTTTTTATTGTTCTGATTTATTAACCATCTTAgggaggttaaattggcaaaaataggctctcagcaggacaagggttaaggaAAGGACGTAAAATAAACATGGCTTGATCATGCAACACCAATTTATTATTCCAGCTGAAATTTTTTGTTCACAATTAAATTGTGGTTCGTACCTACATTATGTATTAGCACTAGCAAAGTGGAGCTCAGTTATATATCTTTAAAACTATTTTGCGGGGTCATATTTCATTATTGCATAGTTTACCTTACAAATAGCTGAGAAATGTGTTTAATCACAAACTGTTAAACCTTGCAAAATCATTCTTGgttatcttaatttttttttctttattacgCATCCCGAGTAGATAATTGAtacgaatacatgtacatcttccaTATTATTTTGAGTTTTTCAAACAGATTCAGCTATCCAGAGCATTCAATTGATACCCTTAATGATTATTAAAAGCTTCCATATATGGATTTCAAATGTTAAGTTGCGGTTTTCACACTCCGTATAACAGGCGTAATAGTGACTTCCCTGTATACCCCACGTGACATAAAGGTACACCTTCTAATATGTCTGTCACATCATTTAGTTTGCATATACagttattatattatatagatgCTGCACTTCTTTTCAACAGTCTACAATAACGGCGATTTTTTAAACACGAGCCACGATCTACAAATTAATTTCAATGAATCGGTACCGAATCAGAAACAGACCTTGAATGTACATTGTGGGGCATTGGATAATgcatagttatatttcagccataccataggtatggtgaaatatattgtattcgtaatgtttctttctcctgtcaaatcttcggaacacggtatctccgttgttcctgaaccgattgacttgaaatttggcacaagggtagagtgggccaataccctcgggcgtttttttcattttttacatatctgcctttaaaatgattttattgaggtttttgtcaatttttatgtatattttgggctcctgtaccctggtattacagccgaatgacatgaaatttggtacaaaggtgccctgatcatatgcacacccagatttaataacacttttggcatatggtacaacaaaatgcttaattttgcaatttttggccattttttgacaaaaaaagcacatttttgcctcctgtaccctcgttttacaaccgaatgacctgaaatttggtataaaagtgcccttcaattatgtgcacatgaaatcaataacagtttttccatacagtacaacataatgctcaatattgcgattttatggccattttttgacaaaaattggacatttttggctcctgttccctcgttttacaaccaaatgacccgaaatttggtaaaggggtgctctagatatttattcaaatgacccatttataatttttggcatggaacaatttaaaatgatatatttgggaaatttttgggtcattttccaatggcctaaggggtcaacgacctcaaggcctattgttgcatgagggagatggctgaaatatgctgtatttgctctcaagcaaatgtcggcctttctagttcaatacttttatttattgtttttgtcaCCTATTGTTACGTGCCGTACAATCGTAATGGCCATCTATTTACATAGAAAATAATCTACGGTTTCTTCGACTTTTGGCCATTCTTGAAGTAATTAATTAGAATGTTTGATTCGTCCACAACTCCCCATTTAGATCTATAATGGTATATGATATCTATCAAATATTTTGTATCCAGATATATAATCTTCTTTATGGGTTCTCGCAAAATCAATAAATTAATACTTCTAAATGTAATAAGGTACAGCATCATCAATGCATTGATCCGTTACAGtttcttatttcatttctgCTAATGAATAGTGGTCTATTTCACAGCGAGTCATCAAGCGGTTCCTACTTAACTGCTATGTatcattcaagggttctcgtaTACTTATTGTAGGCAAAAGGATCTACAACATTTCCAAATCATGACCGCTGAATAACATATAACTACGAAGAGAAGAAAGCAAGTGTCAGAAGACATCTCATATTTACGACTATCAGAAGAACGACAACTACGAGCTAGATGCCACGAAAtggaagaaggaaaaaaaaatagacaagaaCACATAAAACCACACTTTTCCATGTCGCCCTCCACAATGGAATCATACAAGAGACgagagaaagtgaaagtgaaatcgAACCAGTTGCACTCACAGAAAAGATATTATCCAactggtcatgacagaaaagacagacgTGTCCAAGGGTGTGGTAAGTTCTCCTTGCTCTTTCCGACAAGCTACAAACAAACTTGGtcaatgacatgtttgtttgtgtgtgttggggggggggggggggtcgtgtgtgtgtgtgtgtgtgtgactgtgtgtgtgattATATGAGTTTGTGTGCATTTGACTATCAACTTTGTGGTTcagttattatcattatacaGTGTTACTGTACATCCTTACAATTAGTGACATCATCTGTGTCTATATGTGCAGTCTTGTTGTTCTGATTGCGATGTTTAGTTTTTGTAAGTGACGCCATGATTCATCGTCGTGACTAAATCATGGACTACTTGTTTTGCTGTAGGGACGCGTACTAGTCCTGTAAGCTGTTGCATGCTGTTGTCCCTGTCGTCTCCGAGGATTGAAACTAAAAACCGGGTACCTTTGCATCTTCAATTGGGGCGCTCGCCGAACGACTGCTCCTCATCAGGGAAAGTTGTCGCGACAGAGCCAGGTTCAGCTGCCACTCCCCCCGTATCACCTGCGATGGTCTGCTGATCGTTGTCAGATGCGGTAAGCTCGCTTTCCTCTTGACCATTAGTCAGACCAAGACATGCCATGTTCTCCTCTTCATCGACGAAATGTGCCTCCGGTATTTCTACAGCAGATTCGCTTCTATCCATTTTACCTGCTGTTCCTTGCTGACTGCTGGCATCTCTGGTTCGTCCACTGTTCTGAGGAGGCTCTTCTCGACGAAGATTTGCCCTGGTCTCCTCCGCGTGCACAACGGCAAATGTTGTCATGGGTATTTCTTCAGCAGAGCCGTCTCCTCCTACCGTCCCCTCTGTCTTCCCTGCGGCGGCCGGCAGGTGGCTGGAAGTTGCGGTCTGCCCGCCGCCCTGATGTACTGCATTGATTTGAGGACGTGCTATGTTCTCGACATCAGCGAAAGTTGTCATGGGTATGTCTGTAGCCGATGTTACCTCAGTTTTCCCTCCGACGGTATGACGGTTCCTGGTAGTTGCGGTTGCTCCATTGTTCTGCTCAGGTTCGGCGCAACCAAAGCAAGCCCTGATGGCAGACATTCCTTTCTCCACCACCTTCCCCGTTGCTGTCATTATCAGTGTCAGCAGCAGGCCTTGGGAAGCATTCAGCACAACAAAAACGTACTCGACAACCCTGCTGTTCACAAAAGGGTAGATGAAGCCAAGAAACCAAGTGAAGCCCATCAGAAAGCAGATACGCAAGTACACCCAAGCCTTGGTACTATTTGAGCGTGACTTTGCAGCGTTGGCTATCGCAAATGACTTCCGTATGGCCAACAAGGCAAAAGTAATCAAGACCGCATTTGCCACAAGGGCACAGAGGACAGGAACTCCAAAAGCCAGCAGATTGGCTGTGGGATTGCCGATCCAACAGTCCTCTCCGTAACCCACCCTGACAGAACTGCCGAACTCCACAATCACTGTGACAAGGACGAAAGGTACCGGCATCAACCAGGTATACAACAGGTACTGGTGCAGTTCGGCTCTTTCTAAAGTATCACCAAACGTAAGGAAGAGATCTATCGCCAGTGCGTTCGTGGATGTGAAGGCCGTCAGCAGGAAGTAGTGCAGAATGACCGCAAACGCTGCACAGCCCGATCCGACAGGGATCCACACGCGTGTCACAAACAGAGATTCGGCCACCACCATGCTTATCGCCATCTGAACCTTCAGCTTTTCCGGGAGTTTTTCCCACTGGCCAGACCTGACAGTGTGGACCACGAAGGCAAACACGGCTACGGCAGACGCTATCACGAGACCCAGGGTTAACCAGCCCTGGTCAGCTCCCCAACTGTCGGCTACTTTCGTGTAGTTTTTGAAGTACTGCAGTATACACTCCCCACAGATCAATGCTGTTGCGTTCAGTATGGCCACCTGCTCTGCTGGGCAGGACACGTTAGAACTCAACAAGTGGACACTACCATTGGGAAGGACACGGAACTCTTCAGCCGTGAACGTCAAAGCGGGTTCGCTACAGTTTTGTAAGGGGCTAGTCATGTTTGCTGAGCCACCGCTTCTGTGGGCGGACGAAGAGATCCGACATGTGTCTGCAAACGGGTCGTATAAAGTGCCAGAGGGACACTGATTGGGACTGTTTTCATCACCCCCATAGGCattaaagttgaacaaattAGTCAAGGAGAATCTTGATGGACAGGGTGTATCAAACCCACAGAGCACATTCCGTCCATCGAAATCCAAAAACGAAGCACACAATAGATTTGTGGTTGCCGTAAGAGAGAGTCCTTCACAAAGAGCacagtgtacatttttgtaaatcttATGCCCACGGCCCATTGGATAACTATAGGATCTACAGGCAGCTAAGTCACAATTCTCATTGGAAACATCAGTCCAGAGACATCGCCTCACATACGAAGTGTCTGATGGGGTAAACGCTAGCGTGTTCTTTCCAAAGCAATATTCGCTACCAATAATGTTGTTGTACTCTTGTGAACCGGAGGGAATGTGTGAAGACAAGTTCAGTAGTCCGGAACACTCAACTTGGGACTCCC encodes the following:
- the LOC118411008 gene encoding uncharacterized protein LOC118411008, with the translated sequence MDRGRSYAGRVNSHPHTPQAHPDAGLEENFCRNPDNKERPWCYTTDPTWRWDYCNVMECADPFLLDCNVDTSATFISGQASGNSDYSCINQEQERKFCYCDNDCTFFGDCCEDFDRSSSTQTPPDHHHLKWKCVSGFSKGGENDPLGKESYWMVADCPDEWNNDVTRDQCLKQVNPFNPSDLVYRTPVEDASVQTGSNAVPYRNIFCAICNNVSLTHVSVWESQVECSGLLNLSSHIPSGSQEYNNIIGSEYCFGKNTLAFTPSDTSYVRRCLWTDVSNENCDLAACRSYSYPMGRGHKIYKNVHCALCEGLSLTATTNLLCASFLDFDGRNVLCGFDTPCPSRFSLTNLFNFNAYGGDENSPNQCPSGTLYDPFADTCRISSSAHRSGGSANMTSPLQNCSEPALTFTAEEFRVLPNGSVHLLSSNVSCPAEQVAILNATALICGECILQYFKNYTKVADSWGADQGWLTLGLVIASAVAVFAFVVHTVRSGQWEKLPEKLKVQMAISMVVAESLFVTRVWIPVGSGCAAFAVILHYFLLTAFTSTNALAIDLFLTFGDTLERAELHQYLLYTWLMPVPFVLVTVIVEFGSSVRVGYGEDCWIGNPTANLLAFGVPVLCALVANAVLITFALLAIRKSFAIANAAKSRSNSTKAWVYLRICFLMGFTWFLGFIYPFVNSRVVEYVFVVLNASQGLLLTLIMTATGKVVEKGMSAIRACFGCAEPEQNNGATATTRNRHTVGGKTEVTSATDIPMTTFADVENIARPQINAVHQGGGQTATSSHLPAAAGKTEGTVGGDGSAEEIPMTTFAVVHAEETRANLRREEPPQNSGRTRDASSQQGTAGKMDRSESAVEIPEAHFVDEEENMACLGLTNGQEESELTASDNDQQTIAGDTGGVAAEPGSVATTFPDEEQSFGERPN